In Sorghum bicolor cultivar BTx623 chromosome 8, Sorghum_bicolor_NCBIv3, whole genome shotgun sequence, one genomic interval encodes:
- the LOC8067203 gene encoding LIM domain-containing protein WLIM1 isoform X2 — MATSFQGTTTKCTACDKTVYLVDKLTADNRIYHKACFRCHHCKGTLKLANYNSFEGVLYCRPHFDQLFKRTGSLDKSFEGTPKVVKPERNVGNENAVKVSSAFAGTREKCVGCSKTVYPIERVTVNNTMYHKSCFKCCHGGCTISPSNYIAHEGKLYCKHHHIQLIKEKGNFSQLENDHEKTSQAGSLEDEEEY, encoded by the exons ATGGCGACCTCCTTCCAGGGGACGACCACCAAGTGCACCGCCTGCGACAAGACGGTGTACCTCGTCGACAAGCTCACCGCCGACAACCGCATCTACCACAAGGCCTGCTTCCGCTGCCACCACTGCAAGGGCACCCTCAAG CTTGCCAACTACAACTCCTTCGAGGGAGTGCTCTACTGCAGGCCTCACTTCGACCAGCTGTTCAAGAGGACCGGGAGTTTGGACAAGAGCTTCGAAG GAACTCCAAAGGTTGTCAAGCCAGAAAGAAACGTTGGGAATGAG AATGCTGTTAAAGTCTCAAGCGCCTTTGCTGGCACCAGAGAGAAATGTGTTGGATGCAGCAAGACAGTCTATCCAATTGAGAGG GTTACTGTCAACAACACTATGTATCACAAGAGCTGCTTCAAGTGCTGCCATGGAGGATGCACCATCAGCCCTTCTAACTACATTGCGCACGAGGGGAAGCTCTACTGCAAGCACCACCACATTCAGCTGATCAAAGAGAAGGGAAACTTCAGCCAGCTTGAGAATGATCACGAGAAGACGTCACAGGCTGGGTCACTGGAGGATGAAGAAGAGTATTAA
- the LOC8067203 gene encoding LIM domain-containing protein WLIM1 isoform X1 — MATSFQGTTTKCTACDKTVYLVDKLTADNRIYHKACFRCHHCKGTLKLANYNSFEGVLYCRPHFDQLFKRTGSLDKSFEGIISFFSPSPFAIQNRSSGSCMSSPTNASGTPKVVKPERNVGNENAVKVSSAFAGTREKCVGCSKTVYPIERVTVNNTMYHKSCFKCCHGGCTISPSNYIAHEGKLYCKHHHIQLIKEKGNFSQLENDHEKTSQAGSLEDEEEY, encoded by the exons ATGGCGACCTCCTTCCAGGGGACGACCACCAAGTGCACCGCCTGCGACAAGACGGTGTACCTCGTCGACAAGCTCACCGCCGACAACCGCATCTACCACAAGGCCTGCTTCCGCTGCCACCACTGCAAGGGCACCCTCAAG CTTGCCAACTACAACTCCTTCGAGGGAGTGCTCTACTGCAGGCCTCACTTCGACCAGCTGTTCAAGAGGACCGGGAGTTTGGACAAGAGCTTCGAAGGTATCATCAGTTTTTTTTCCCCCTCCCCTTTCGCAATACAAAATAGATCCAGTGGTTCTTGCATGTCCTCACCTACAAATGCTTCAGGAACTCCAAAGGTTGTCAAGCCAGAAAGAAACGTTGGGAATGAG AATGCTGTTAAAGTCTCAAGCGCCTTTGCTGGCACCAGAGAGAAATGTGTTGGATGCAGCAAGACAGTCTATCCAATTGAGAGG GTTACTGTCAACAACACTATGTATCACAAGAGCTGCTTCAAGTGCTGCCATGGAGGATGCACCATCAGCCCTTCTAACTACATTGCGCACGAGGGGAAGCTCTACTGCAAGCACCACCACATTCAGCTGATCAAAGAGAAGGGAAACTTCAGCCAGCTTGAGAATGATCACGAGAAGACGTCACAGGCTGGGTCACTGGAGGATGAAGAAGAGTATTAA
- the LOC8064603 gene encoding F-box protein At3g12350 isoform X1 — protein sequence MGSIPAAAAGPGTALEDLPEDALLCILALLAPPDAAAAACACRRLAAAASSPALPLALALRLGLPPPPLLPAAPCPAAARRLIRSLHRLRRLLGLWRRLPSGSGYASPSLAAFEWAPRATLAASLLAPSADGGVGVSKSPFVTLSIDESGDTVAVVGEVPVCVNFVGNNHIVVEAAAAGEDEEVEMVSGSPPEEMYAHFANRRSPGAGRRRRGKQGKRGGGMEAEHFVRIADTEPTKARPLQGLWKGICEDRSLEFYLVTYDNIGGVTCRRFRDSRSQSSGYSPVFWTTDTTFLEPPFSEQELDNYTNRDRIQCVTSNHAGTENRVISRILCINSSYDVVDPHLSTPFDDGRSVEGRIWLYEDGTFGFGFVGSNSIIDLRHVSSAGCILDT from the exons ATGGGGAGcataccggcggcggcggcggggccagGCACGGCGCTGGAGGACCTGCCGGAGGACGCGCTGCTGTGCATCCTCGCCCTCCTCGCGCcgcccgacgccgccgccgccgcatgcgcctgccgccgcctcgccgccgccgcgtcctcCCCGGCGCTCCCGCTCGCTCTCGCGctccgcctcggcctgcccccGCCACCGCTGCTCCCCGCCGCCCCCtgccccgccgccgcccgcaGGCTCATCCGGTCGCtccaccgcctccgccgcctcctcgggctcTGGCGCCGCCTCCCCTCCGGCTCCGGCTACGCCTCCCCGTCCCTCGCCGCGTTCGAGTGGGCCCCGCGCGCCACGCTCGCGGCGTCGCTCCTCGCCCCCTCCGCGgacggcggcgtcggcgtctcCAAGTCCCCCTTCGTGACGCTCTCCATCGACGAGTCCGGCGACACGGTGGCGGTCGTCGGGGAAGTGCCGGTGTGCGTGAATTTCGTCGGGAACAACCACATTGTGGTggaggcggcagcggcgggTGAAGATGAGGAGGTGGAAATGGTGAGCGGTTCTCCGCCGGAGGAGATGTACGCGCACTTTGCCAACAGGAGGAGCCCTGGGGCCGgtaggaggaggaggggcaAGCAGGGGAAGAGAGGAGGCGGGATGGAGGCAGAGCACTTTGTGAGGATTGCGGACACTGAGCCGACGAAGGCACGGCCGCTGCAGGGGCTGTGGAAG GGTATATGCGAGGATAGGTCTCTGGAATtttaccttgtcacctatgataACATTGGTGGAGTAACTTGTCGACGATTTAGGGATTCACGGAGCCAAAGTTCTGGCTACTCTCCTGTCTTTTGGACAACAGATACTACATTTCTTGAACCACCATTCTCTGAGCAAGAGCTGGATAATTATACCAACCGCGATCGTATCCAATGTGTTACTTCCAACCATGCTGGCACTGAGAACAGGGTTATCTCAAGGATATTGTGCATCAATTCCAGTTATGATGTGGTTGATCCTCATCTCTCGACTCCCTTTGATGATGGAAGGAGTGTGGAGGGAAGGATTTGGCTATACGAGGATGGAACCTTCGGTTTTGGATTTGTTGGCAGTAATTCAATTATAGATCTGAGGCACGTCTCATCAGCTGGTTGTATTCTTGATACTTAA
- the LOC8064603 gene encoding F-box protein At3g12350 isoform X2, translating into MGSIPAAAAGPGTALEDLPEDALLCILALLAPPDAAAAACACRRLAAAASSPALPLALALRLGLPPPPLLPAAPCPAAARRLIRSLHRLRRLLGLWRRLPSGSGYASPSLAAFEWAPRATLAASLLAPSADGGVGVSKSPFVTLSIDESGDTVAVVGEVPVCVNFVGNNHIVVEAAAAGEDEEVEMVSGSPPEEMYAHFANRRSPGAGRRRRGKQGKRGGGMEAEHFVRIADTEPTKARPLQGLWKILNP; encoded by the exons ATGGGGAGcataccggcggcggcggcggggccagGCACGGCGCTGGAGGACCTGCCGGAGGACGCGCTGCTGTGCATCCTCGCCCTCCTCGCGCcgcccgacgccgccgccgccgcatgcgcctgccgccgcctcgccgccgccgcgtcctcCCCGGCGCTCCCGCTCGCTCTCGCGctccgcctcggcctgcccccGCCACCGCTGCTCCCCGCCGCCCCCtgccccgccgccgcccgcaGGCTCATCCGGTCGCtccaccgcctccgccgcctcctcgggctcTGGCGCCGCCTCCCCTCCGGCTCCGGCTACGCCTCCCCGTCCCTCGCCGCGTTCGAGTGGGCCCCGCGCGCCACGCTCGCGGCGTCGCTCCTCGCCCCCTCCGCGgacggcggcgtcggcgtctcCAAGTCCCCCTTCGTGACGCTCTCCATCGACGAGTCCGGCGACACGGTGGCGGTCGTCGGGGAAGTGCCGGTGTGCGTGAATTTCGTCGGGAACAACCACATTGTGGTggaggcggcagcggcgggTGAAGATGAGGAGGTGGAAATGGTGAGCGGTTCTCCGCCGGAGGAGATGTACGCGCACTTTGCCAACAGGAGGAGCCCTGGGGCCGgtaggaggaggaggggcaAGCAGGGGAAGAGAGGAGGCGGGATGGAGGCAGAGCACTTTGTGAGGATTGCGGACACTGAGCCGACGAAGGCACGGCCGCTGCAGGGGCTGTGGAAG ATTTTGAACCCTTAA
- the LOC8067204 gene encoding heptahelical transmembrane protein 4, whose translation MVPCLDQLHNTTTLLWSYARKARARATAAPAKASYNTKRCWNYTSPRSKLARRPLVVRVSLEEEEPMAAAASCIACNGGSADAKEEKHKCELIRYEALPEWLKDNEFIHGYYRCEWPMKETILSIFSIHNETLNVWSHLIGFLLFLCLTIFTAMVIPRSGSSSRSSTAYQLGDLVEMARANMTVALRHEALAACFLLPPSAAAASAALSEDGQQIPTSCPPNTSSSSSHHHAIQIQGSTGNTSVTKDAGAAIATAAADPITRWPLFAYLGGAMVCLLTSSACHLILCHSERTAYVTLRLDYAGIAALIVTSFYPLAYYSFLCAPALQRLYMGSITALGAAAVTASLVPAFQAPELRPLRAALFSCMGASGVVPIAHKLLLYGGTAPGAVASAGYEALMGALYALGVAVYAARVPERWAPGRFDLVGHSHQLFHLFVIAGAYAHYLAGVEYLKWRDVDKC comes from the exons ATGGTTCCTTGTCTTGACCAGCTTCACAACACAACCACATTGTTGTGGTCTTATGCAAGAAAGGCCAGGGCCAGGGCCACTGCTGCACCAGCCAAGGCTAGCTACAACACCAAAAGGTGCTGGAATTATACATCTCCAAGGTCCAAGCTAGCTAGAAGACCTTTGGTGGTGAGGGTGagcttggaggaggaggaacccatggctgctgctgcttcctGCATAGCTTGCAATGGCGGCAGCGCTGATGCGAAGGAGGAGAAGCACAAGTGTGAGCTCATCAGGTACGAAGCACTGCCGGAGTGGCTCAAGGACAACGAGTTCATCCATGGCTACTACCGCTGCGAGTGGCCGATGAAGGAGACCATCCTCAGCATCTTCTCCATCCACAACGAGACCCTCAATGTTTGGTC GCATTTGATCGGGTTCCTGCTGTTCCTGTGCCTGACAATCTTCACAGCAATGGTGATCCCAaggagcggcagcagcagcaggagcagcactGCATACCAGCTGGGAGATCTGGTGGAGATGGCCAGGGCCAACATGACGGTAGCGCTGAGGCATGAGGCACTTGCAGCGTGTTTCCTGCTGCCAccatctgctgctgctgcttcagcTGCTTTGTCTGAAGATGGTCAGCAGATCCCAACCAGCTGTCCACCCAacacttcctcctcctcctcccatcATCATGCCATCCAGATCCAG GGCAGCACTGGTAATACGTCGGTCACCAAGGACGCCGGCGCCGCCATCGCCACCGCGGCTGCCGACCCCATCACGCGGTGGCCGCTATTCGCGTACCTGGGCGGCGCGATGGTGTGCCTGCTGACGAGCAGCGCGTGCCACCTGATCCTGTGCCACTCGGAGCGCACGGCGTACGTGACGCTGCGGCTGGACTACGCCGGCATCGCCGCGCTGATCGTCACCTCCTTCTACCCGCTGGCCTACTACTCCTTCCTCTGCGCGCCGGCGCTGCAGCGGCTGTACATGGGCTCCATCACGGCGCTGGGGGCCGCCGCCGTGACGGCGTCGCTGGTGCCGGCGTTCCAGGCGCCCGAGCTGCGCCCGCTCCGCGCCGCGCTCTTCTCCTGCATGGGCGCGTCGGGCGTCGTCCCCATCGCGCACAAGCTGCTCCTCTACGGCGGCACCGCGCCGGGCGCCGTGGCGTCGGCGGGCTACGAGGCGCTCATGGGCGCGCTCTACGCGCTCGGCGTCGCCGTGTACGCCGCGCGCGTCCCGGAGCGGTGGGCGCCGGGCAGGTTCGACCTCGTCGGACACAGCCACCAGCTGTTCCACCTCTTCGTCATCGCCGGCGCCTACGCGCACTACCTCGCCGGAGTCGAGTACCTCAAGTGGAGGGACGTCGACAAATGCTAG